The DNA sequence CCGATGCGCCTCCGTCTACGACGACGCCACCTACGACGACGCCTCCCTCGGACCCGCCACCGGCAACGACGACGACTGCACCGCCGCCCACCACCACGACCACGGCTCCGGCCGGGGGATATGTGTCGGGCGGAGATGAATCGACGTTCCTCTCGTTGATCAACAGCACTCGTTCATCGGCCGGCGTGGGCGCGCTCAGCCGGGACGGAGGGCTCGACGGCTATGCGAGGTGGTGGGCTGAACAAATGGCCATCGCCGGGGGTATCTCACACAGTGGGATGGGTGGCATCGATGGCAAGTGGACGATGAGTGCCGAAAATGTCGGGGCGGGCGGTAGCACTGCTCAGGGGCTCTACAGCGTGTTCACCGGCTCCTCAGGCCACCTGGCCAACATCACGGACGGTCGATACACCCATGTTGGCATCGGCGCCTGGATCGACGGCACCGGGATGCTGTGGACCGTGCACATCTTCGCAGCCCAGTAGCCACCTAATTATCGAGGCCTCGCTGCCACAACCCGGTGTCCGGATGGAACTGTGACCAGGCAAACCAGAAGGCTTCGTGGAAGACGATCTCCAAACCGTTCTCCACGGCTGTGAACCCACCGGCAATGGCAACAACTTCGATGTTGCCAAACATGATCCGTTTGCCGACCGCGAGTTGCTCACGCACCTCGGCGATTGGAAAGGCCACCAGAGTTCCGTCAGCCGCTTCGACTCCCAGGACCGGCGCCTGGACCGGCAGTCGATCGTCGACGGGGCCGATCGGGAAAATGGGGCCGTTGGCATCGCGCCCTCCGAGTGGGTCCGCCTCGTACGATCGTCCGATGCCCCCATCCTGAGCCACGATCGTGGTCTGCGGGTAGGTCCTTTTCCATTCGGCCCACGTTGAGACGACGACGCTGAGTTGGGTCAACTCAACACCGGCATCATGGAGCGGTCCTGACACTGCCACGCCGGTGAACGTGCCGATGGCCGACCAGGTGTTGAGGTCGAACATGAGCTTGTTGGATCGCACCAGCAAGCCCGACGTGCGCATGAAGGAAGGGTCAATACCGTTCGGTACGGACGCCAGGTCGTACGCCTCGGCCGAACCACACAACGTGCAGTACGGCAACCCGATTCGAACCGCACCGACCGTGTCGATCACCATTTCGTGCACTTCCAAGATGTTTTTTGGATACGCCCTGGCTTCGCCGTTGAGGACGATCCCAAAGACGACGCCGTCGTCGGGATACCAGCTGCCACCGGACACGTCGGTGACTGCCGGGTTGTCGAGAGCCGGAATGCAGCCGCCCTGGCAGGAGGCTGCGAAGTCGCCGAAGGGCCGATCGTCCGGCCGGACGCCGCCCCATGACAAGAGTCGGTAGTCGATCGAAGCGGTCGGCTCGAAGAAGGGCGCCCATCGGTCGTCGATGGCGGAGAAGAGTTGACCTTTCCATCGGACGTAGTCGGGCGGCGCCGGGACATCCCAACCGATGAGCAGGTTGGTGGCCGTGACCCAGGGGACCGGTGCCGTTTTGAGATCCACGTCGGTGAGTTGTTCAAAGGTGACGATGGCGTCGTCTTGAATGGGTCCTGGGAGCAAGAAACGCAGGAGGTCGGCGATGAGCCAGGCAACCCTTGCGTCGTTGGCGTCGGCCAAAGCCCGAAGGGCGTCGCGGTCGATGTCGGTGTCGAGGGAAGACACCAGGGTGTCCAGTTCGTCTACGACCCGTGCCGGAAGCGGCCCCGGTGGTATCGCAGGTGCGGGCGGCGAAGCCGCGACGGTGGTGACGGTGGTGGCCGAAACGAGGTCGTGGGGTGCGTCAACGGTTGGTGAACTGCACGCCACCGCTGTTAAGAACAGTGCAACGGTGAAGGTTCGAGGGGCGGTCATATCGGTTTGAACGGTACCGGGCTTTGGCCCGTAGCTGTCCAGATCGATGCCCATGGGCCGGACGTTCAGCGGTTGTTCAGTGGGAGGTCGTAAGGTTCGAACGTGGGGGGAGAGCGGATACCACACTTCCCAGGTGGTTCCGCTCTCAGGCTCAAGCCGGTGTTTGTTGGGCCGCCCGAAAATGGGGAAGGGAGAGGCGGACCTGAGTCCGCCTCTCCCTTGTTGTGGATCGGGTTAGCTCTCGTCGGTTGGCAGGTCGTCTTGCATCAAGACCGGTGGGAGCTCGTCGTGGGCGGCCGAGATCGTGTCGAGATCCTCGCCGACCTGGGATGTCTGTACACCGGTCGTTTCGGCGGACAACGAGGACTGCTTCGGAGCGATCACGATCAAGCCCAAAGCAATGAGGATGATCGGGCCGATCCACCGTCCGTTCCAAGCGTCGAGCCCGAACCAGGCTCGGTCGGCGAGGGTTGCGATGGCGATGGCGCCGAAGCCGAAGCCGGCGATGAGGGAAAAGTAATCGATCGGATGACGTTTCATGTCAGCTCCTAATTCCTGAGATTGACCTGGCCGATGCCAAGGTCGATAGTGAGATTGCTTGCCGAATCGCCGGTCAGGGTGTAGTCCAAACCCAATCCGCCCTGGTCGGGCCCGGAGGTGTTGATTTCGCCGATTCCGACCTGAACCTCTAGTTGAGGTTGAGGGCCATCGCCCACCTCGACAGTCACCTGGCCGACCCCCAACGTCACGTCGATGTTGCTGTTGTCGGTGTTGTCGGGAAGCAGGACGGTCAAGTCGCCGGCTTTCATATCGATCTCAAGGTCGAATGCCTCGCTACCAAGGTTTCGCAGGTCGAACGTGACGTCGCCAGCCTCGTACTCGTACCGTGCTTGGAGGTCTGACACGGTGGTCGGGTCGATGACGAGGCTCTCGGCATCGTTGATTGAAACGAGCCAGTCACCATTGGGAACCCATTGAGATATCGCTGCCACAGGCAACAGGAGCAGGCCAATCAACACCAGCCGGCGGGCCCGACCGGCAAAGGCGCCGATGAGTAGCCCGACGGAAACGACGACGAGCATCGCCCCGATGTAATGGCGGAATTCGACGGTAGCCCCGGCGTTGTCGAAC is a window from the Acidimicrobiia bacterium genome containing:
- a CDS encoding DUF3179 domain-containing protein; this translates as MGIDLDSYGPKPGTVQTDMTAPRTFTVALFLTAVACSSPTVDAPHDLVSATTVTTVAASPPAPAIPPGPLPARVVDELDTLVSSLDTDIDRDALRALADANDARVAWLIADLLRFLLPGPIQDDAIVTFEQLTDVDLKTAPVPWVTATNLLIGWDVPAPPDYVRWKGQLFSAIDDRWAPFFEPTASIDYRLLSWGGVRPDDRPFGDFAASCQGGCIPALDNPAVTDVSGGSWYPDDGVVFGIVLNGEARAYPKNILEVHEMVIDTVGAVRIGLPYCTLCGSAEAYDLASVPNGIDPSFMRTSGLLVRSNKLMFDLNTWSAIGTFTGVAVSGPLHDAGVELTQLSVVVSTWAEWKRTYPQTTIVAQDGGIGRSYEADPLGGRDANGPIFPIGPVDDRLPVQAPVLGVEAADGTLVAFPIAEVREQLAVGKRIMFGNIEVVAIAGGFTAVENGLEIVFHEAFWFAWSQFHPDTGLWQRGLDN
- a CDS encoding CAP domain-containing protein: DAPPSTTTPPTTTPPSDPPPATTTTAPPPTTTTTAPAGGYVSGGDESTFLSLINSTRSSAGVGALSRDGGLDGYARWWAEQMAIAGGISHSGMGGIDGKWTMSAENVGAGGSTAQGLYSVFTGSSGHLANITDGRYTHVGIGAWIDGTGMLWTVHIFAAQ